Proteins co-encoded in one Oreochromis aureus strain Israel breed Guangdong linkage group 3, ZZ_aureus, whole genome shotgun sequence genomic window:
- the zgc:92594 gene encoding E3 ubiquitin/ISG15 ligase TRIM25 encodes MASAESPQSSVLQDELTCPVCLDLYRDPHLLPCGHNFCKTCLDRLKRQAERSHFRCPECRNSHRCSTNFQKNFKLANIADDYRHRRRARAMPPTALKSRDLPSSSLVAQPCRNGFTVPCDYCPSGSAEAPTVSAAVGGSSAASVSQQAGDSEGAAAPAAAASMFAVKTCLKCEVSMCQEHLKPHLELPAFRMHPLTEPMNDFWKRKCPDHDEIYRYYCIDDKVCVCNACTIEGGHSGHTIKTLKNTMKDFKGALDKQLYRTERKYSMAEKKFQEQKEKERHNKKFMDDTELCLTRLGDEMKTKVQSFIGRLRDCARAHCDINGPTIQMNILKITQDQARLQEVRCGIEGLMLESDPFRFIEAYRTKGKYYRRQLRKNMFYPEYVDMETEGVGMTMEEEMRKFLEDELRSHIIDAINSLCYVSDPEEEEEQDENDEEAPEEDEEEEDEDEDDLDDSSEEEMRSEGEEEEDDEEEDGVGPHDDDYSPGEEEEEEEEDVEEEEEDGDEEDDDEERGV; translated from the exons ATGGCCTCGGCTGAGTCACCGCAGTCCAGTGTCCTTCAGGATGAGCTCACCTGTCCGGTGTGCCTGGACTTGTACCGGGACCCTCACTTGCTTCCTTGCGGGCACAACTTCTGCAAGACTTGCCTCGATCGCCTAAAGCGGCAGGCGGAGCGAAGTCACTTCCGCTGTCCAGAATGCCGCAACAGCCACCGGTGTAGCACCAACTTTcagaaaaactttaaacttgCCAATATCGCCGATGACTACCGCCACAGGCGCAGGGCTCGCGCCATGCCTCCCACAGCGTTAAAATCCAGGGATCTGCCGTCGTCTTCTCTTGTGGCACAACCTTGCAGGAATGGGTTCACTGTGCCATGTGACTACTGCCCTTCAGGTTCTGCCGAGGCGCCGACTGTCAGTGCTGCTGTGGGCGGATcttctgctgcttctgtttctCAACAAGCGGGTGATAGCGAGGGAGCagcagctcctgctgctgccgcTTCGATGTTTGCAGTAAAGACCTGCCTGAAATGCGAGGTGTCGATGTGCCAAGAGCATTTAAAGCCACATCTGGAACTGCCAGCATTCCGCATGCATCCTCTCACGGAGCCGATGAATGACTTCTGGAAGAGGAAGTGCCCTGATCATGATGAGATCTACAG atACTACTGCATTGATGACAAGGTATGTGTGTGCAACGCCTGTACCATAGAGGGAGGACACTCAGGACACACGATCAAGACTCTGAAAAATACAATGAAGGATTTTAAG GGGGCGTTGGACAAGCAGCTGTACAGAACAGAAAGGAAGTACAGCATGGCAGAGAAAAAATTCCAGGAGCAGAAGGAGAAGGAGCGACATAATAAA AAGTTTATGGACGACACCGAGCTGTGCTTGACCCGACTGGGAGACGAGATGAAGACCAAAGTGCAGAGCTTCATCGGCAGATTGCGCGACTGTGCACGTGCTCACTGTGACATCAACGGACCGACCATTCAGATGAACATCCTCAAGATCACCCAGGACCAGGCGCGCTTACAGGAAGTCCGCTGTGGCATCGAAGGCCTCATGCTCGAGAGCGACCCTTTCCGCTTCATCGAG gCATACAGGACAAAAGGAAAAta TTACCGCAGGCAGCTaaggaaaaacatgttttacccAGAGTACGTCGACATGGAGACGGAGGGTGTTGGAATGACGATGGAAGAGGAAATGAGAAAGTTTCTGGAAGACGAGCTCCGGTCTCACATTATCGATGCTATTAATTCCCTGT GCTACGTTTCTGAtcctgaagaggaggaggagcaggacgAGAATGACGAAGAGGCTccagaggaggacgaggaggaggaggacgaagATGAAGACGACCTGGATGACAGCAGCGAAGAGGAAATGAGAAgcgagggggaggaggaggaagacgatGAGGAGGAAGATGGGGTGGGACCGCATGATGATGATTACAGCCCtggggaggaggaagaggaggaggaggaggatgttgaggaggaagaagaggatggAGATGAAGAGGACGACGATGAAGAAAGAGGAGTTTAA
- the LOC116323897 gene encoding sterile alpha motif domain-containing protein 9-like isoform X1, translating to MANRPALPTSEGGEVYVTSKTSDSFSFLDVLHANQFKGEFVEPQHAEQVEENFYRGAPPNWLNFYISEQAVSDGTATPFIKRDGYETLKEQIHLRRKGPGTSTIKLFHQQGCGGTTLAMQVLWDLRKTFRCAVLTGSTLDITKVAQDVVSLFTAGSHGLQNTVLLLLNDEFILEILQDRIMEEIAEQDIDIDVPVVILLNCVRSSDGIIHQKEHFYELRQKFKRKMRKSIILKKSLSAREQADFDMKKEELGRRFGDRCKQFHGFNILQSNFSQAYIRKACATFEHIKRTNKPLKTQLAAFLCLLNAYAPGSYLLESQCLDFLRHEDEDDFTLEDQMQPFSHMIITFQQDGRSEKKVCMAHNMIAQYCTELLANAGVTRSDTTRNFLNSFCRGYVPPCLLGFIKDMLTKREITVIEDPTDGIKEKKEKFSRLIQDITKRDDDKKEGKHQSLSVLKVASKKFDDNPLFPQTLARFYYIELEDYNEAEIWAKKAKQRAPWSSYVADTLGQVHKNHLKNLKVSAKPREILQLAQKGMEAFEDEERLAENEHMKGKQGDGNIKVLRALNTRGQFCYLEVCSLLYDHLIRHDELWKQVLTKTVSLDSVRKSLRDEKLFRFKELINSLRDLVEKRFEFFDNFLTYSYSVVKKEDPAYISRKTIECYKKYVGDAEPNDQLQKAFHKLKQKLAVTSPGVLSCLERCTRSDTKDIAVRWKEICQHKYSTRHALLNYILANIMLINMKETPSSSDYQSSFTEKMPLAPEMQPEFHMLALLLCWPTDGEDKLTFDLHHLIKNILQSYEQEYKSLFQSRYLRPLFFLGPGQGLNRFVHRRNLEILWTQDALKASNTNWRNDDIFRDPTVQGKLLRVKGVVRNYRLYATFGGTEIKLDVNRKDSLWKSGHVFFYLGFTISGPVAYSVHRRTEEEPSERPLEAFANEKDSSQWTKQKPEVQIKDKVHTYSLQSESGNYECSESALRWVCKETVSFRYQFSSWERFMRKPVCMDYIPAGPLMDIKVTDGKLEEVRLPHWICTGENAAMSDIFRVLHVDSSGDYLEQVSEMTSSHVKLNQPDFSLRGAMILKKLGLYLKVFADVLIYMQITSGLTLHVYLVPHDLLIQQEVEKKEKSDGFRKIRKTSPIDPVQLERYFHLSTDWDTAEICPEKQQFMLERSDTNFFEVVIGNVKSDFGNLKLKLEVEHRGGKEKDTIWTCTIGTDDY from the exons ATGGCAAACAGACCAGCCCTGCCCACCTCTGAAGGTGGAGAAGTATATGTAACAAGTAAAACCAGTGATTCCTTCTCATTTTTGGATGTCCTCCATGCCAATCAGTTTAAAGGAGAGTTTGTTGAACCACAACACGCTGAGCAAGTGGAGGAAAACTTTTACAGAGGGGCCCCACCGAACTGGTTAAACTTCTATATCAGTGAACAAGCAGTGTCAGATGGCACTGCAACTCCTTTTATCAAACGAGATGGATATGAAACCCTTAAAGAACAAATTCACCTGAGAAGAAAAGGCCCTGGGACATCAACAATTAAACTGTTTCATCAACAAGGATGTGGGGGAACCACACTGGCTATGCAGGTGCTGTGGGACTTGAGGAAAACCTTCAGATGTGCTGTTTTGACAGGCTCAACATTAGATATCACAAAAGTTGCGCAAGATGTGGTCAGCCTTTTTACAGCAGGTAGCCATGGCCTCCAGAACACTGTACTGTTGTTACTAAATGATGAGTTCATATTGGAAATCCTCCAGGACAGGATTATGGAAGAGATTGCTGAACAGGATATAGATATTGATGTGCCTGTAGTAATTTTACTGAATTGTGTGAGAAGCAGTGACGGGATTATCCACCAAAAGGAGCATTTTTATGAACTGAGACAAAAATTCAagaggaaaatgagaaaatctATCATTCTCAAAAAATCTCTCTCAGCCAGAGAGCAAGCAGACTTTgatatgaaaaaagaagagcTTGGCAGAAGATTTGGTGATCGGTGCAAGCAGTTTCATGGTTTTAACATTCTGCAGTCTAATTTCTCTCAAGCCTACATCAGGAAAGCATGTGCTACATTTGAACATATCAAAAGAACAAATAAACCACTGAAGACACAGCTTGCTGCCTTCCTGTGTCTGCTGAACGCCTATGCACCAGGTTCATATCTCCTGGAGTCTCAGTGCCTGGACTTCCTCAGacatgaagatgaagatgactTTACACTGGAGGATCAAATGCAGCCTTTCAGTCATATGATCATCACCTTCCAACAAGATGGAAGATCTGAAAAAAAGGTTTGCATGGCTCACAATATGATAGCTCAGTATTGTACTGAACTGTTGGCTAATGCAGGTGTGACCAGAAGTGACACAACAAGAAATTTCTTGAACAGTTTTTGCAGAGGTTATGTTCCTCCATGTTTACTTGGGTTTATCAAAGACATGCTAACCAAAAGAGAAATTACGGTAATAGAGGACCCAACTGATGGCattaaagagaagaaagaaaagttttCCAGACTGATTCAAGATATTACAAAGAGAGATGATGACAAAAAGGAAGGCAAACATCAGAGTCTGTCAGTCTTGAAGGTGGCCTCAAAAAAATTTGATGACAACCCACTTTTTCCACAAACTCTTGCTCGTTTTTATTATATTGAACTAGAAGACTACAACGAGGCAGAAATTTGGGCaaaaaaagcaaagcagagAGCTCCTTGGAGTTCATATGTTGCAGATACACTAGGCCAAGTCCATAAGAACCACCTGAAGAACCTAAAAGTTTCTGCCAAGCCAAGAGAAATTTTGCAGCTTGCCCAAAAAGGCATGGAAGCGTTTGAAGATGAAGAACGACTTGCTGAGAATGAGCACATGAAAGGCAAACAGGGAGATGGGAATATAAAAGTCTTGCGTGCTTTAAACACCAGAGGGCAGTTTTGTTATCTGGAAGTTTGCAGCCTGTTGTATGACCATCTTATCAGACATGATGAACTTTGGAAGCAAGTTCTCACAAAGACTGTGTCACTGGACTCTGTCAGGAAATCCCTCAGAGATGAGAAACTTTTCAGGTTTAAGGAGCTAATAAACAGCCTCAGAGATTTGGTTGAGAAAAGATTTGAATTTTTCGACAATTTTTTAACTTATTCATATTCTGTTGTAAAGAAAGAAGATCCAGCCTACATTTCCAGAAAGACAATAGAATGTTACAAAAAGTATGTTGGAGATGCTGAACCAAATGATCAACTCCAGAAAGCCTTCCACAAACTTAAACAAAAACTGGCTGTCACTTCTCCGGGAGTACTTTCATGTCTTGAAAGATGCACTAGATCAGACACCAAGGACATTGCTGTACGGtggaaagaaatctgtcagcacaaatactctacTAGACATGCCTTACTCAACTACATTCTGGCCAATATCATGCTGATAAATATGAAAGAAACTCCCTCCAGCTCCGACTACCAAAGCAGCTTTACAGAGAAAATGCCACTGGCTCCTGAGATGCAGCCCGAGTTTCACATGTTAGCCCTGCTGTTGTGTTGGCCTACAGATGGTGAAGACAaattgacctttgacctccatcatttaatcaaaaatattctgcaatccTATGAACAAGAATATAAGTCACTCTTTCAGTCGAGGTACCTTCGACCCCTATTTTTTCTTGGACCGGGTCAGGGTCTGAACAGATTTGTTCACAGACGCAACCTTGAGATCTTGTGGACTCAAGATGCACTGAAAGCCTCAAACACAAACTGGAGGAACGACGATATTTTCAGAGATCCAACAGTCCAAGGCAAACTTCTCAGAGTTAAAGGGGTGGTGAGAAATTACAGGCTGTATGCAACATTTGGCGGCACAGAGATCAAGTTGGATGTTAACCGAAAAGACAGCCTCTGGAAATCAGGCCATGTGTTCTTTTATCTTGGATTTACAATCAGTGGTCCTGTTGCTTACAGCGTTCACAGAAGAACTGAGG AAGAACCTTCTGAGAGACCTCTGGAAGCTTTTGCCAATGAAAAG GACTCCAGTCAGTGGACTAAGCAGAAACCTGAAGTCCAGATAAAGGACAAGGTTCATACGTACAG CCTGCAGTCTGAAAGTGGCAACTATGAATGCAGCGAGTCTGCCTTGCGGTGGGTTTGTAAGGAAACGGTCAGCTTCAGATACCAGTTTAGCTCATGGGAGCGATTCATGAGGAAACCTGTATGCATGGACTACATACCAGCAGGACCCCTAATGGACATCAAAGTCACAGATGGGAAGCTAGAGGAAGTCCGTCTGCCGCACTGGATCTGTACAG gtgaaaatgcagcgATGTCAGACATATTTCGAGTTCTGCATGTGGACAGCAGTGGAGATTATTTGGAGCAAGTGTCtgaaatgacatcatcccatgtGAAGTTAAACCAGCCGGATTTCTCTCTAAGAGGAGCCATGATCCTAAAGAAACTGGGCCTGTATCTAAAAGTTTTTGCTGATGTGTTGATATACATGCAAATCACATCTGGCCTCACTCTGCACGTTTACCTGGTCCCACATGATCTTCTAATACAACAG gaAGTGGAGAAGAAGGAGAAATCTGACGGATTCAGAAAAATCAGAAAGACAAGTCCTATTGACCCTGTACAGCTGGAGCGTTATTTCCACCTCTCAACAGACTGGGACACAGCAGAAATCTGCCCTGAG AAACAGCAGTTCATGTTGGAGAGGAGCGACACTAATTTCTTTGAGGTGGTCATTGGAAATGTGAAAAGCGACTTTGGAAACTTGAAACTGAAACTTGAAGTTGAGCACAGGGGAGGAAAGGAAAAGGACACCATCTGGACGTGCACTATCGGAACAG ATGACTATTAA
- the LOC116323897 gene encoding sterile alpha motif domain-containing protein 9-like isoform X2, whose protein sequence is MANRPALPTSEGGEVYVTSKTSDSFSFLDVLHANQFKGEFVEPQHAEQVEENFYRGAPPNWLNFYISEQAVSDGTATPFIKRDGYETLKEQIHLRRKGPGTSTIKLFHQQGCGGTTLAMQVLWDLRKTFRCAVLTGSTLDITKVAQDVVSLFTAGSHGLQNTVLLLLNDEFILEILQDRIMEEIAEQDIDIDVPVVILLNCVRSSDGIIHQKEHFYELRQKFKRKMRKSIILKKSLSAREQADFDMKKEELGRRFGDRCKQFHGFNILQSNFSQAYIRKACATFEHIKRTNKPLKTQLAAFLCLLNAYAPGSYLLESQCLDFLRHEDEDDFTLEDQMQPFSHMIITFQQDGRSEKKVCMAHNMIAQYCTELLANAGVTRSDTTRNFLNSFCRGYVPPCLLGFIKDMLTKREITVIEDPTDGIKEKKEKFSRLIQDITKRDDDKKEGKHQSLSVLKVASKKFDDNPLFPQTLARFYYIELEDYNEAEIWAKKAKQRAPWSSYVADTLGQVHKNHLKNLKVSAKPREILQLAQKGMEAFEDEERLAENEHMKGKQGDGNIKVLRALNTRGQFCYLEVCSLLYDHLIRHDELWKQVLTKTVSLDSVRKSLRDEKLFRFKELINSLRDLVEKRFEFFDNFLTYSYSVVKKEDPAYISRKTIECYKKYVGDAEPNDQLQKAFHKLKQKLAVTSPGVLSCLERCTRSDTKDIAVRWKEICQHKYSTRHALLNYILANIMLINMKETPSSSDYQSSFTEKMPLAPEMQPEFHMLALLLCWPTDGEDKLTFDLHHLIKNILQSYEQEYKSLFQSRYLRPLFFLGPGQGLNRFVHRRNLEILWTQDALKASNTNWRNDDIFRDPTVQGKLLRVKGVVRNYRLYATFGGTEIKLDVNRKDSLWKSGHVFFYLGFTISGPVAYSVHRRTEEPSERPLEAFANEKDSSQWTKQKPEVQIKDKVHTYSLQSESGNYECSESALRWVCKETVSFRYQFSSWERFMRKPVCMDYIPAGPLMDIKVTDGKLEEVRLPHWICTGENAAMSDIFRVLHVDSSGDYLEQVSEMTSSHVKLNQPDFSLRGAMILKKLGLYLKVFADVLIYMQITSGLTLHVYLVPHDLLIQQEVEKKEKSDGFRKIRKTSPIDPVQLERYFHLSTDWDTAEICPEKQQFMLERSDTNFFEVVIGNVKSDFGNLKLKLEVEHRGGKEKDTIWTCTIGTDDY, encoded by the exons ATGGCAAACAGACCAGCCCTGCCCACCTCTGAAGGTGGAGAAGTATATGTAACAAGTAAAACCAGTGATTCCTTCTCATTTTTGGATGTCCTCCATGCCAATCAGTTTAAAGGAGAGTTTGTTGAACCACAACACGCTGAGCAAGTGGAGGAAAACTTTTACAGAGGGGCCCCACCGAACTGGTTAAACTTCTATATCAGTGAACAAGCAGTGTCAGATGGCACTGCAACTCCTTTTATCAAACGAGATGGATATGAAACCCTTAAAGAACAAATTCACCTGAGAAGAAAAGGCCCTGGGACATCAACAATTAAACTGTTTCATCAACAAGGATGTGGGGGAACCACACTGGCTATGCAGGTGCTGTGGGACTTGAGGAAAACCTTCAGATGTGCTGTTTTGACAGGCTCAACATTAGATATCACAAAAGTTGCGCAAGATGTGGTCAGCCTTTTTACAGCAGGTAGCCATGGCCTCCAGAACACTGTACTGTTGTTACTAAATGATGAGTTCATATTGGAAATCCTCCAGGACAGGATTATGGAAGAGATTGCTGAACAGGATATAGATATTGATGTGCCTGTAGTAATTTTACTGAATTGTGTGAGAAGCAGTGACGGGATTATCCACCAAAAGGAGCATTTTTATGAACTGAGACAAAAATTCAagaggaaaatgagaaaatctATCATTCTCAAAAAATCTCTCTCAGCCAGAGAGCAAGCAGACTTTgatatgaaaaaagaagagcTTGGCAGAAGATTTGGTGATCGGTGCAAGCAGTTTCATGGTTTTAACATTCTGCAGTCTAATTTCTCTCAAGCCTACATCAGGAAAGCATGTGCTACATTTGAACATATCAAAAGAACAAATAAACCACTGAAGACACAGCTTGCTGCCTTCCTGTGTCTGCTGAACGCCTATGCACCAGGTTCATATCTCCTGGAGTCTCAGTGCCTGGACTTCCTCAGacatgaagatgaagatgactTTACACTGGAGGATCAAATGCAGCCTTTCAGTCATATGATCATCACCTTCCAACAAGATGGAAGATCTGAAAAAAAGGTTTGCATGGCTCACAATATGATAGCTCAGTATTGTACTGAACTGTTGGCTAATGCAGGTGTGACCAGAAGTGACACAACAAGAAATTTCTTGAACAGTTTTTGCAGAGGTTATGTTCCTCCATGTTTACTTGGGTTTATCAAAGACATGCTAACCAAAAGAGAAATTACGGTAATAGAGGACCCAACTGATGGCattaaagagaagaaagaaaagttttCCAGACTGATTCAAGATATTACAAAGAGAGATGATGACAAAAAGGAAGGCAAACATCAGAGTCTGTCAGTCTTGAAGGTGGCCTCAAAAAAATTTGATGACAACCCACTTTTTCCACAAACTCTTGCTCGTTTTTATTATATTGAACTAGAAGACTACAACGAGGCAGAAATTTGGGCaaaaaaagcaaagcagagAGCTCCTTGGAGTTCATATGTTGCAGATACACTAGGCCAAGTCCATAAGAACCACCTGAAGAACCTAAAAGTTTCTGCCAAGCCAAGAGAAATTTTGCAGCTTGCCCAAAAAGGCATGGAAGCGTTTGAAGATGAAGAACGACTTGCTGAGAATGAGCACATGAAAGGCAAACAGGGAGATGGGAATATAAAAGTCTTGCGTGCTTTAAACACCAGAGGGCAGTTTTGTTATCTGGAAGTTTGCAGCCTGTTGTATGACCATCTTATCAGACATGATGAACTTTGGAAGCAAGTTCTCACAAAGACTGTGTCACTGGACTCTGTCAGGAAATCCCTCAGAGATGAGAAACTTTTCAGGTTTAAGGAGCTAATAAACAGCCTCAGAGATTTGGTTGAGAAAAGATTTGAATTTTTCGACAATTTTTTAACTTATTCATATTCTGTTGTAAAGAAAGAAGATCCAGCCTACATTTCCAGAAAGACAATAGAATGTTACAAAAAGTATGTTGGAGATGCTGAACCAAATGATCAACTCCAGAAAGCCTTCCACAAACTTAAACAAAAACTGGCTGTCACTTCTCCGGGAGTACTTTCATGTCTTGAAAGATGCACTAGATCAGACACCAAGGACATTGCTGTACGGtggaaagaaatctgtcagcacaaatactctacTAGACATGCCTTACTCAACTACATTCTGGCCAATATCATGCTGATAAATATGAAAGAAACTCCCTCCAGCTCCGACTACCAAAGCAGCTTTACAGAGAAAATGCCACTGGCTCCTGAGATGCAGCCCGAGTTTCACATGTTAGCCCTGCTGTTGTGTTGGCCTACAGATGGTGAAGACAaattgacctttgacctccatcatttaatcaaaaatattctgcaatccTATGAACAAGAATATAAGTCACTCTTTCAGTCGAGGTACCTTCGACCCCTATTTTTTCTTGGACCGGGTCAGGGTCTGAACAGATTTGTTCACAGACGCAACCTTGAGATCTTGTGGACTCAAGATGCACTGAAAGCCTCAAACACAAACTGGAGGAACGACGATATTTTCAGAGATCCAACAGTCCAAGGCAAACTTCTCAGAGTTAAAGGGGTGGTGAGAAATTACAGGCTGTATGCAACATTTGGCGGCACAGAGATCAAGTTGGATGTTAACCGAAAAGACAGCCTCTGGAAATCAGGCCATGTGTTCTTTTATCTTGGATTTACAATCAGTGGTCCTGTTGCTTACAGCGTTCACAGAAGAACTGAGG AACCTTCTGAGAGACCTCTGGAAGCTTTTGCCAATGAAAAG GACTCCAGTCAGTGGACTAAGCAGAAACCTGAAGTCCAGATAAAGGACAAGGTTCATACGTACAG CCTGCAGTCTGAAAGTGGCAACTATGAATGCAGCGAGTCTGCCTTGCGGTGGGTTTGTAAGGAAACGGTCAGCTTCAGATACCAGTTTAGCTCATGGGAGCGATTCATGAGGAAACCTGTATGCATGGACTACATACCAGCAGGACCCCTAATGGACATCAAAGTCACAGATGGGAAGCTAGAGGAAGTCCGTCTGCCGCACTGGATCTGTACAG gtgaaaatgcagcgATGTCAGACATATTTCGAGTTCTGCATGTGGACAGCAGTGGAGATTATTTGGAGCAAGTGTCtgaaatgacatcatcccatgtGAAGTTAAACCAGCCGGATTTCTCTCTAAGAGGAGCCATGATCCTAAAGAAACTGGGCCTGTATCTAAAAGTTTTTGCTGATGTGTTGATATACATGCAAATCACATCTGGCCTCACTCTGCACGTTTACCTGGTCCCACATGATCTTCTAATACAACAG gaAGTGGAGAAGAAGGAGAAATCTGACGGATTCAGAAAAATCAGAAAGACAAGTCCTATTGACCCTGTACAGCTGGAGCGTTATTTCCACCTCTCAACAGACTGGGACACAGCAGAAATCTGCCCTGAG AAACAGCAGTTCATGTTGGAGAGGAGCGACACTAATTTCTTTGAGGTGGTCATTGGAAATGTGAAAAGCGACTTTGGAAACTTGAAACTGAAACTTGAAGTTGAGCACAGGGGAGGAAAGGAAAAGGACACCATCTGGACGTGCACTATCGGAACAG ATGACTATTAA
- the mrpl48 gene encoding 39S ribosomal protein L48, mitochondrial, which translates to MNPVFRKVQASVAQQALLLNKALTPCRAAPSIRHPVWCTHSVNERQYKGMPTHGIGRWKYLLPKQAPRKKKDKQQMKQIMSATDTAYGTLNVNVSGYDMTVVEHYSQYIHNFCNRLGIKVADSYALPTKSTEVMLMQEQGTKTYVDAVLKTHHRVIQLSTLNAALCPVFMDVLLKNQPEGVQLSVTEHTEADFQARFKARPELEGLIAQMNQ; encoded by the exons ATGAATCCTGTCTTCCGGAAG GTGCAGGCGTCTGTCGCACAGCAGGCGCTGCTGCTGAATAAAGCGCTGACACCTTGTCG GGCTGCACCGTCCATCCGGCATCCTGTTTGGT GCACACACTCTGTAAATGAACGACAGTACAAGGGCATGCCAACCCACGGCATTGGGAGGTGGAAATATCTGTTACCTAAGCAAGCG CCGAGGAAAAAGAAGGACAAGCAGCAGATGAAACAGATCATGTCTGCGACAGATACAGCGTACGGCACTCTGAATGTGAACGTGTCAGGATATGACATGACTGTTGTGGAACATTACTCCCAGTACATCCATAACTTCTGCAACCGGCTCGGCATCAAAGTGGCAGACAG CTATGCTTTACCAACAAAGAGCACAGAGGTCATGCTGATGCAGGAGCAAGGCACCAAGACGTACGTCGATGCTGTCCTCAAGACTCACCACCGAGTCATTCAG CTGAGCACTCTGAACGCCGCGCTGTGTCCCGTCTTCATGGACGTCCTCTTAAAGAATCAACCAGAGGGAGTTCAGCTCTCTGTGACGGAG CACACCGAAGCTGATTTCCAAGCACGGTTCAAGGCGCGTCCAGAGCTGGAGGGGCTCATCGCTCAGATGAACCAATAG